In one Acipenser ruthenus chromosome 10, fAciRut3.2 maternal haplotype, whole genome shotgun sequence genomic region, the following are encoded:
- the LOC131696536 gene encoding UMP-CMP kinase-like, whose product MLYRLLSCVTRKATASAFYRLPALIMKPQVYFVLGGPGAGKGTQCAKIVEKYGYTHLSAGDLLRAERGRPGSEFGELIENYIRDGKIVPVEITISLLQRAMEETMKSNEENNKFLIDGFPRNEDNLQGWNRTMDGKADVKSVLFFDCCNEVCIDRCLERGKSSGRSDDNRESLLKRIQTYVQSTKPIIELYEKQGKVHTIDASKTVDDVFAHVQKIFDKEG is encoded by the exons ATGCTTTACCGACTGCTGAGCTGTGTAACCCGGAAAGCGACGGCCTCAGCTTTTTACCGACTGCCTGCTCTGATAATGAAGCCGCAGGTTTATTTCGTTCTCGGGGGCCCCGGAGCCGGGAAAGGCACCCAGTGCGCCAAGATCGTGGAG AAATACGGCTACACCCACCTGTCAGCTGGAGACCTGCTGAGAGCGGAGCGAGGGAGGCCAGGCTCGGAGTTCGGAGAGCTCATTGAGAACTACATTCGGGACGGGAAGATCGTGCCAGTGGAGATCACCATCAGTCTGCTGCAGAGG GCCATGGAGGAGACGATGAAGTCGAATGAGGAGAACAACAAGTTCCTGATTGACGGCTTCCCCAGAAACGAGGACAACCTGCAGGGCTGGAACAGGACCATGGACGGCAAGGCGGACGTGAAATCCGTGCTCTTCTTCGACTGCTGCAATGAG gtGTGCATCGACAGGTGTTTGGAGAGGGGGAAGAGCAGTGGCCGCAGTGATGACAACAGAGAAAGTCTATTAAAAAG GATTCAGACGTATGTGCAGTCCACCAAACCCATTATAGAGCTGTATGAAAAGCAGGGCAAGGTCCACACCATAGACGCCTCCAAAACTGTGGATGAC GTATTTGCTCATGTACAGAAAATCTTTGACAAGGAAGGATAA